A segment of the Campylobacter concisus genome:
GGCTTTGCGACGATAACGCCCATAAAACTAAATATGACTTCATACGAGAGCTTGGAGAGCTTAAAAGGGAAATTTGATGCAAAATGATAGATTTACAAGGATAAGATGGCTCTTTGGCGAGGATGGTTTTAGCAAGCTTCAAAGCGCAAAAGTGCTAGTTTGCGGAGCTGGTGGTGTAGGCGGAATGTGCGTAGATGCGCTTGCTAGAAGTGGGGTTGGAAGCATCACTTTAATCGATAAAGATATCTTTGACGTGACAAATCAAAACCGCCAAATTTACAGCGAAAACGTGGGTGGTGTAAAGGTGGAGGAATTTGCCAAAATTTATCCTTGCATCACGCCTATACAGACGCTGATTACGTCTGAGTTTATTGCTGGATTCGACTTTAGTAAATTTGACGTGGTGATCGATGCAATCGATGATATCACTGCTAAGATCGCTCTTGCAAATGCGGTAGATCCTAGCAAATTTATAGCTTCGATGGGTGGGGCAAAAAGGATCGATCCAACCAAGATAAAGGTGGCTAGCGTTTGGAAAACTTCGGTCGATCCACTAGCTAGAAAATATAGATATGAGCTCAAAAGATCAGGCTTTAGCGGTAAATTTGACGTGGTCTTTTCGACAGAAGAGCCACTTTGCAAGCCGCTTGGAAGCTTCATGGGCGTGACTGCTTGCTTTGGACTAAATTTAGCTTCACTGGCTGTTAAAAAGATAGTTGGGCAGTAAGTCAAACATTTATTATCCGAGCAAAATTTCAAATTAAAGCTGGCATTTTTTGGATATAAATTTAATAGCTAGCTCTACAAAATACGAATTTAACAATCCAAGATGAGAATCTATCAAATTTTAAAATTTACGAGCGAGCATATCACGCTTCTAAATTTAGTGGCGAATGTTTATGAGTCCTAAAATTAGTAAGTTGCTAAGGCGAGTGAGTAAGATTTTAAAATTTGTAAAGATAGTAAAATCTATTTTTTTAAATAGAGACTTTGAATTTTAAAAATTTATATAGTTTTCGGATTAAATTTAAAGTAGCCAGCTGCAATTTTAACAGCCGGCTAAAATTTTAGTTTTTATGTATGCGAAGATAGCTATTTAGTGCGCCAACATAGGCTTTTGCGCTTGCCATCATAGTATCTATGTCAAGTCCATGGCCTATTACAGCCGTTTTATCCTCAAACTCGACCTTTACATCAACCTTTGCAAGTGCGTCCTTACCTTGAGAAACGGATGCCACTTTATAGTCTTTTAGCGTGCCACTAATGCCACTAATGCGATCAACTACCTTAAATATCGCATCAGCAGTACCATTTCCT
Coding sequences within it:
- a CDS encoding tRNA threonylcarbamoyladenosine dehydratase — encoded protein: MQNDRFTRIRWLFGEDGFSKLQSAKVLVCGAGGVGGMCVDALARSGVGSITLIDKDIFDVTNQNRQIYSENVGGVKVEEFAKIYPCITPIQTLITSEFIAGFDFSKFDVVIDAIDDITAKIALANAVDPSKFIASMGGAKRIDPTKIKVASVWKTSVDPLARKYRYELKRSGFSGKFDVVFSTEEPLCKPLGSFMGVTACFGLNLASLAVKKIVGQ